The Mycolicibacterium fluoranthenivorans genome has a window encoding:
- a CDS encoding PaaI family thioesterase, with protein sequence MRESFAEISADEHDRLHALYGPLTTAVRKLVDASIRTGVDDQVIRDAQAAIEAVTATLESRQYEGPRTLRHAVTGRPVVWADPAIGLRNAIAPPLDVQHTEDGRCWTEFTLGARYEGPPDRVHGGICALVLDHVLGEVASEGLVKPRFTGTLTLKYLRGTPLGPLRAEAWIDRTEGVKAFARGRILDAEGVTVEAEGIFVMPAWAREAG encoded by the coding sequence GTACGGCCCGCTGACGACCGCCGTGCGCAAACTGGTCGACGCCAGTATTCGGACCGGCGTCGACGACCAGGTGATCCGCGACGCCCAGGCCGCGATTGAGGCGGTCACCGCCACGCTGGAGAGCCGGCAGTACGAGGGTCCGCGCACCCTGCGGCACGCGGTCACCGGCCGCCCGGTGGTCTGGGCGGACCCGGCCATCGGACTGCGCAACGCGATCGCTCCACCCCTGGACGTTCAGCACACCGAAGATGGGCGCTGCTGGACCGAGTTCACCCTCGGCGCTCGCTACGAGGGCCCGCCCGATCGCGTGCACGGCGGCATCTGCGCGCTGGTGCTCGACCACGTCCTCGGCGAGGTCGCCAGCGAGGGACTGGTGAAACCGCGCTTCACCGGCACCCTGACGCTGAAGTATCTGCGTGGTACCCCGCTGGGCCCGTTGCGCGCCGAAGCGTGGATCGACCGCACCGAGGGCGTCAAAGCCTTTGCGCGAGGCCGGATCTTGGATGCCGAAGGGGTGACCGTCGAAGCCGAGGGCATCTTCGTGATGCCGGCCTGGGCGCGCGAGGCTGGCTGA
- a CDS encoding DoxX family protein, whose amino-acid sequence MSSTQIETKLNGFAPIVLSAFRIVFGLLLTIHGTSKLFAWPIAAGAGGAVPAGTWPFWYAGVLELVLGLLLIAGLFTRAAAFVASGEMAFAYFSQHQPTGLWPIENGGELAVLNCFGFFLLVFLGGGSIAVDAVRKRRS is encoded by the coding sequence ATGTCATCGACCCAGATCGAAACCAAGCTCAACGGATTCGCACCCATCGTGCTGTCGGCGTTCCGGATCGTGTTCGGCCTGCTGCTCACCATCCACGGCACGTCGAAACTGTTCGCTTGGCCCATCGCGGCCGGTGCCGGTGGTGCCGTCCCCGCCGGGACCTGGCCGTTCTGGTACGCCGGTGTCCTCGAACTGGTGCTGGGCCTGCTGCTGATCGCCGGGCTGTTCACCCGCGCGGCCGCCTTCGTCGCCTCCGGCGAGATGGCATTCGCCTACTTCAGCCAGCACCAGCCGACAGGGCTGTGGCCCATCGAGAACGGTGGCGAGCTCGCCGTCCTCAACTGCTTCGGTTTCTTCCTGCTGGTGTTCCTCGGCGGCGGGTCGATCGCCGTGGACGCCGTCCGCAAGCGCCGGAGCTGA
- a CDS encoding DoxX family protein has translation MNNLNNRLEALTPTVLSLVRIVFGFLFTLFGTSNLFDWPIVMGVPTGSWPGWYAGLIEFVGGLLIMTGLFTRIAAFLCSGAMAVAYFWQHQPLALWPIVDPQYGGNGGLPSIAFCFVFFLLVFTGGGRYSLDAWRSRTPQP, from the coding sequence ATGAACAACCTGAACAATCGCTTGGAAGCATTGACGCCTACGGTGCTGAGCCTGGTCCGCATCGTGTTCGGTTTCCTGTTCACCCTGTTCGGCACGTCCAATCTCTTCGACTGGCCCATCGTGATGGGTGTGCCGACCGGGAGTTGGCCCGGCTGGTACGCGGGTCTCATCGAGTTCGTCGGCGGGCTGCTCATCATGACCGGACTGTTCACCCGGATCGCGGCCTTCCTCTGCTCCGGCGCGATGGCCGTCGCCTATTTCTGGCAGCACCAGCCGCTGGCCCTCTGGCCGATCGTCGATCCTCAGTACGGCGGCAACGGCGGCCTGCCCTCGATCGCCTTCTGTTTCGTGTTCTTCCTGCTGGTGTTCACCGGCGGCGGGCGGTACTCGCTGGACGCCTGGCGTAGTCGCACACCCCAGCCATAG